In a single window of the Dama dama isolate Ldn47 chromosome 33, ASM3311817v1, whole genome shotgun sequence genome:
- the LOC133050896 gene encoding U3 small nucleolar RNA-associated protein 18 homolog: MPPERRRRVRQDRKTQARPDGRAGERWGGPPRKAAPSCQRKSLAWRRAAAAAISVASEEEKRLRLRNCLTLEEDKPAVERCLEELVFGDVEDDEDALLRRLRGPQVQVQEDSDDSEVEKEAKDNFPPQKKPVWLDEEDEDEEMVDMMSNRFRKDMMKNANENQLSKDELQKRLKEEFQHAMGGVPAWAEASKWKTPSDDESEEDEDDLLQRTGNFISTSTSLPKGILKMKNCQHANAEHPTTARISSVQFHPRAQVVMVAGLDNAVSLFQVDGKTNPKIQSIYLEKFPIFKACFSANGEEVLATSTHSKVLYVHDMLAGKLIPVHQVRGLKEKIVRSFEVSPDGSFLLINGVAGYFHLLSMKTKELIGSMKINGRIAASTFSSDSKKVYASSGDGEVYVWDVNSRKCLNRFVDEGSLYGLSIATSRNGQYVACGSNCGVVNIYNQDSCLQETNPKPIKAIMNLVTGVTSLTFNLTTEILAIASESMKDAVRLVHLPSFTVFSNFPVVKKKNISLIHTMDFSPRSGYFALGNEKGKALMYRLHHYSDF; encoded by the coding sequence atgccgccagaaaGAAGGCGCCGAGTGAGACAGGACCGTAAGACCCAAGCGAGGCCAGACGGGAGAGCCGGAGAGCGATGGGGCGGGCCGCCCCGAAAAGCTGCCCCCTCATGCCAGCGAAAGTCGCTGGCCTGGCGGCGCGCGGCGGCCGCTGCAATCTCAGTTGCCTCGGAGGAGGAGAAACGGCTCCGACTGCGGAACTGTCTCACGCTAGAGGAGGACAAGCCGGCAGTAGAGCGGTGCCTGGAGGAGCTGGTCTTCGGCGACGTGGAGGACGACGAGGACGCGCTATTGCGGCGTCTGCGGGGCCCGCAGGTTCAAGTACAGGAAGACTCAGATGACTCAGAAGTGGAGAAGGAAGCAAAAGATAATTTTCCACCTCAAAAGAAACCAGTTTGGctggatgaagaagatgaagatgagGAGATGGTTGACATGATGAGCAATCGTTTTCGGAAAGATATGATGAAAAATGCCAACGAAAATCAACTTTCAaaagatgagcttcaaaagagacTTAAAGAAGAATTTCAGCATGCTATGGGGGGAGTACCTGCCTGGGCAGAGGCCAGTAAGTGGAAAACACCTTcagatgatgaaagtgaagaggatgaaGATGATTTGTTGCAAAGGACTGGGAATTTCATATCCACATCTACATCTCTTCCTAAAGGAATCCTAAAGATGAAGAACTGCCAACATGCTAATGCTGAACATCCTACTACTGCTCGGATCTCATCTGTGCAGTTCCATCCTCGTGCACAGGTTGTGATGGTCGCTGGACTAGATAATGCTGTATCCCTGTTTCAGGTTGATGGAAAAACAAATCCTAAAATTCAGAGCATCTATTTGGAGAAGTTTCCAATCTTTAAGGCTTGTTTTAGTGCTAATGGAGAAGAGGTTTTAGCCACGAGCACTCACAGCAAGGTTCTTTATGTCCATGATATGCTGGCTGGAAAGCTAATTCCTGTGCATCAAGTAAGAGGTTTGAAAGAGAAGATTGTGAGGAGCTTTGAAGTTTCCCCAGATGGGTCCTTCCTGCTTATAAATGGTGTTGCTGGATATTTTCATTTGCTGTCTATGAAGACGAAAGAGCTAATTGGTAGTATGAAAATTAATGGGAGGATTGCAGCATCCACATTCTCTTCAGATAGTAAGAAAGTATATGCATCTTCAGGGGATGGGGAAGTTTATGTTTGGGATGTGAACTCTAGAAAGTGCCTTAACAGATTTGTTGATGAAGGCAGTTTATATGGATTAAGCATTGCCACATCTAGGAATGGACAGTATGTGGCTTGTGGTTCTAATTGTGGAGTGGTAAACATATACAATCAAGATTCTTGTCTCCAAGAAACAAACCCAAAGCCGATAAAAGCGATAATGAACTTGGTTACAGGTGTTACTTCTCTGACCTTCAATCTTACTACAGAAATCTTGGCAATTGCTTCAGAAAGCATGAAAGACGCAGTCAGACTGGTCCATCTTCCTTCCTTTACAGTATTTTCAAACTTCCCAGTTgttaaaaagaagaatatttcTCTTATTCATACCATGGATTTTTCTCCCAGAAGTGGGTATTTTGCCTTGGGCAATGAAAAGGGGAAGGCCCTGATGTATAGGTTGCATCATTACtcagacttttaa